A single Amphiura filiformis chromosome 19, Afil_fr2py, whole genome shotgun sequence DNA region contains:
- the LOC140141637 gene encoding uncharacterized protein, protein MRVFGCLLLACLAIGAYGAALDNLEKLERRLLVDLLEARSGGDSGPPPCDADHVGEAQDWPKDCDSSDPCTCTFTCVEDGSGGYKHSATPINDGYCPPAPCDLNRDGVSVEYPKDCQNTDTCTCTLTCEDDLTASGETEWDWTEDGDDCPSDDDDDTRDVVRQ, encoded by the exons ATGCGTGTGTTTGGATGTTTGCTGTTAGCTTGCCTTGCCATTGGGGCCTATGGAGCTGCATTG GATAACTTGGAGAAGCTTGAGCGGCGCCTTTTGGTAGATCTTCTTGAAGCAAGAAGTGGAGGTGATTCAG GCCCACCACCGTGTGATGCTGACCATGTTGGGGAAGCACAAGACTGGCCTAAAGATTGTGATTCATCAGACCCATGCACATG TACATTTACATGTGTTGAAGATGGATCTGGGGGATATAAACACTCGGCGACTCCAATTAATGATGGCTATTGTCCTCCTGCACCATGTGACCTAAACCGTGACGGAGTTTCTGTCGAGTATCCTAAGGACTGTCAGAATACAGATACTTGTACATG CACACTTACTTGTGAAGACGACCTTACTGCATCTGGCGAAACTGAGTGGGACTGGACTGAAGATGGTGACGACTGTCCTA gtgatgacgatgacgatacgAGGGACGTGGTAAGACAATGA